The Thermococcus alcaliphilus genomic interval CACCGAAGCTTGGGAAGCCCTTATTCATTCACAGGTATGAGTTCTCCATAGCTGAAAGCCCCCTCAACAGGGAGCTCTTGACCTTTGGCTCGAAGGCACCAAAAGGGTTTTTGGTCTACCAGTTTCCACAAGAAGTCAGAGTTCATGGAGTTTTTGACTGGAACGATGTGCTCTTTGGGCTGAAAGCGGTAGAGCTCTCGGGACACTCGCCAGGAATGACGGGTTTCCTAGATGAGGAAAACGGCGTTTTGTACGCGGGAGATAGCTTTTTTGGTGAGAGGGTTATTCAGTCTGTAGGCTTGCCTTATTTAGTTGAGCCAGAGCTTTTCAAGGAGTCTATAAGGAAATTAATAGGTTACGCAGAGGAGGGCATTCTACTAATTCCTTCCCACGGAAGGGCTGTAAAAGGAGAAGAGGCCCTAAAACTGCTTGAACTTAACCTTCAAAGAGTAGAAGAAGGAGAGAAAAAGATTCTTGAGCTATTAAGAGAGCCAAAGAGTGTAAGTGAACTTAGCTATGCACTTGCAAAGGACTTTGGAGCAAAAATAACACCCCAGATACTCGCTTTGAATCAAGTCCCAATAAGGGCAATAATCGCGGATCTCTACAATCGAGACCTCATAGAGGCAGTCATAGAAAACGACCTCAAGTGGAAAGCTAAGGAGTAAATCCATTTCCAAAACAAATGTAATAGTAGGGACAGAACTTACATGTGTAGTCCTTCCACCCCTCTGGGGGAACGCCCTTTTCATAATGTTTTTTTATCAGGTAAAACTGCTTTACGGTCTCTTTGAAAAGCTTTTCGTCATAGGGCACCTCAAAAGCTTTAAAGTTCTTTCCCCTGACTATTGGGAATCTGGAAAAGTCCACGTCCTTCAAAACTCTCTTTGGCTCCTCATGCAGCTTAACATAGTACAAATAGCCGTATTCACTCTCTGCCCACCTTAGATAAACGTTCAGCTGGGCCAGGTGGTAGTCATAGGGAAGCCTCGGAAGAGACGTTTTTCCCTTTATCTCTATTGGAAACCGCCTGAATGCATCTATCCTCCCATGGATCTCAAGCCCTAGACGGGGGGATTTTAACACTATATGCTTCTCAAGCTCAAAGCCGAACCTTTTCTTAAGTATCTCCCCAAGAACATTATGGGTGTTAACCCCTTGCTCAAGCCTCACCCTTACAAATTCGGGCCACTTTTCCTTATACCCCTTAAGACGAAAGTAAACCCTTCGGGGGCACGTCATGGCTTCACTTGCATAAAACTCAAGTAGCTCACTCATCCCCACTCCTCCAAAAGGTGTTTAAAGCGTCAGCTAATACCGACGTCATCATTGACTCAGACTGGGCAAGGCCCATCATCCGCTAACTAAGAATACTTCTGAAGGTTTAAAATATTTGAGG includes:
- a CDS encoding MBL fold metallo-hydrolase, translating into MALEKLGENLYLYPGSPSTMIKVEENVVIIDPGNGSKRHKELRRELRKINLEIDYMLSTHGHADHIAIAPKLGKPLFIHRYEFSIAESPLNRELLTFGSKAPKGFLVYQFPQEVRVHGVFDWNDVLFGLKAVELSGHSPGMTGFLDEENGVLYAGDSFFGERVIQSVGLPYLVEPELFKESIRKLIGYAEEGILLIPSHGRAVKGEEALKLLELNLQRVEEGEKKILELLREPKSVSELSYALAKDFGAKITPQILALNQVPIRAIIADLYNRDLIEAVIENDLKWKAKE
- the cas4 gene encoding CRISPR-associated protein Cas4; amino-acid sequence: MSELLEFYASEAMTCPRRVYFRLKGYKEKWPEFVRVRLEQGVNTHNVLGEILKKRFGFELEKHIVLKSPRLGLEIHGRIDAFRRFPIEIKGKTSLPRLPYDYHLAQLNVYLRWAESEYGYLYYVKLHEEPKRVLKDVDFSRFPIVRGKNFKAFEVPYDEKLFKETVKQFYLIKKHYEKGVPPEGWKDYTCKFCPYYYICFGNGFTP